One Corynebacterium matruchotii genomic window, TCTAACCCCAACGCTCCCGAACCGGCAAACAAATCCAACACCACAGCGTCCTGAAACCCAAACCGCACCTGCAGCGACGAAAACAGCCCCTCCTTCGCCCGATCCGACGTCGGGCGGGTCCCCTCCGACGGCACCTGCAGCTTCCTGCCCCGGGCCTCACCGGAAATAATGCGCGTCATCCCCATTTACTTCCCCTCCCCCACCAACGTTGCCGGCTCCGAACCATCCGCGAGCTCCACCAATGCCTGGCCGCCCACCACATCACCGAAATCGGCGACGCTCAACTCCACCACCACGCCCGGCCCCGGCGCGATCACGGCAGCTTCGAGTTTGGTGGCTTCGACGCTTGCGAGTTTTTGTCCGGTGGTAACGGTGTCACCGGCTGCGACATGGTAGTGCACAATGCCGGCGAAGGGGGCATAGATTTTCATGGGGACTACCCTAGCAAACCGGTGGTGGGGTTTCGGTAATGGGTTAGGATTTGTCCAGGTAGTCTTGGGTGATGTCGTCGATGCCGGCGATGAGTTGGCGGGCTAGGTCAAGGTTGTGGGCGACAATGTTTTTGGCGTCGCGGTTGGCCCGGTTGATGAGGCCTATGTCGCGGGCGAGGTTGAGGAAGGCGATTTTGCGGTTGGTGCCGGATTGGCTGGTGCCTAATACGTCGCCTTCGTGGCGTTGGATGAGGTCGATTTCGGCGACTTGGAAGCCGTCGGTGGTGGCGGCCATTTGCCATATGCGTTTGTCGGCGGGGGTGCCGCGTTCGGCGGTGTGGTGGAAGAAGCAGATGGAGTCATATCCGCCGCGTCCGACGCGGCCGCGGAGTTGGTGGAGTTGGGAGACGCCGAGGTTTTCGGATTCGCGGATCATGATGATGGTGGCGTTGGGGACGTCGATGCCGACTTCGATGACGGTGGTGGCTATGAGGATGTCGAGGTCGCCGTTGGCGAATTGGCGCATGGTGGTGTCTTTGTCGGCGTCTTTGAGTTGGCCGTGGAGGAGGCCGATGCGGTAGTTTTTGAATTCGGTTTCGCTGAGGTGTTGGTGGGTTTCGAGTACGCCGCCGGGGCCGTTGATTCGGGGGCAGACGATGTAGATTTGGTGGCCTTGGTGGATGTGTTCGCGCATGACTTCGTAGGCGCGGGTGGTGTATTTGGGGAGGTATTCGGGGACGACGTAGCTTTTGATGGGTCGGCGGCCGCCGGGGAGTTCGTTGAGGGTGGAGTGGTTGAGGTCGCCGAAGAAGGTCATGGCGATGGTGCGGGGTATGGGGGTGGCGGTCATGACGAGGAGGTGGGGGGTGGTGTGGTTTTTGCCTTTGGTGCGGAGGCTGTCGCGTTGTTCGACGCCGAAGCGGTGTTGTTCGTCGATGATGACGAGTCCGAGGTCATAGAATTCGACGGTGTCTTGGATGAGGGCGTGGGTGCCGATGATGATGTTGGCGTCGCCGGAGATGATGGCGAGGAGGGCGTGGTTTTTTTGGGTGGGGGTCATGTCGCCGGTGAGGGTGGTGATGGTGAGGTTGATGCCGGCGTTGGTGAGGAGTTCGGTGAGGCTGTGTCCGTGTTGGTGGGCGAGGACGGAGGTGGGGGCGAGGAGGGCGCATTGTTTGCCGTTTTCGACGGCTTGGAGCATGGCTATGAGGGCGATGATGGTTTTGCCGGAGCCGACTTCGCCTTGGAGGAGGCGTTGCATGGGGTGGGGGGAGTTGAGGTCGGTGGCGATGGTGTTGATGATGGTTTGTTGGCCGGTGGTGAGGGTGTATGGGAGGTTGTTGATGAGGGTTTCGCGGTGGTGGGGGGCGCCGGTGGGGTGGGGGCTTAGTGGGGTGGCGTGGCGGGTGGTGGTGTCGTGGCGGCGGATTTCCATGACGAGGGCGAGGGCGAGGGCTTCGTTGTAGGCGAGGCGGTGGCGGTAGGTGTAGGCGTTGGTGCCGTCTTGGTGGATGCCGCGGAGTGCGCGGTCGAAGGTGGGGAGGTCGGGGGGCGTGAAGGGGCCGAGGGGGTCGGGTATGGGGTTGGTGTGGTCAAGGATGTGGTGGATGGCGCCGAGGATGCGCCAGGTGGTGATGCGTTGGCGGGCTGGGTAGATGGGGATGGCGGGTAGGCTGGTGAGGAAGTTGCTGATGTCGGTGTCGTTGCCGTAGGCGGTGAGTTGTTTGAGGGCGCCGGTGCTGGTGGGGTGGGGGGTGTTGAGGAGGAGGAAGTCGGGGTGTTGGAGTTGGGGGGCGCCGCGGTAGGTTTTGATTTTTCCGGTGAAGATGGCGGTGGTGCCGCGGGTGAGGGTGCGTTCGCACCAGGCGGCTTGGTGGGGTTTGGCGTGGAAGAAGGTGGCTTTGATGAGTTCGTTGGTGGTTTGGATGGTGATGGTGTAGATGGTGGTGGTTTTTTTGGTGTGGATGGTGGCGGTGTGGATGATTTCGCCGATGCAGGTTACTATGTCGCCGTCGTTTGCTTGGTTAAGGAAGGGGGTGTCGTTGTGGGTGGCGTAGGCGCGGGGGTAGTGGGTGAGGAGTTCTTTGGCGGTGGTGTAGCCGAGGGTGGTGCGAATAGTTTTGGCTTCTTTTTCGGGGAGGAGGTCTGTGAGTTTGCGGTTGTCTTCCCAGTTGAGCATGGTTATTCGACTCCGATTTCGGCGAGGGATCCGAGGTTTTGGGTGCGGTAGGTGATGATTTCTACGCCGTGGAATTTGGGTAGGTCGCTGGCGGAGAATTCGGGGGCGGTTTCGTCGATGAGGATGGTGATGCGGCGGGTGGTGGGGTCGATGAGGGTGGTGAGGGTGTGGGATATTGCTTGGTGGAGGCTGGTGGTGGTGCAGAGGGTGGTGGGGTGGCGGTTTTTGTCGTTGGTGATGGCGTGGATTTCGGTGGTGGTGGGGTCGGTGATGATTCGGGCGGTGCGGGTGGCTTGGGCGGCTTCGCCCATGGTGTAGGCGTCGACGGCGAGGGGTTGGGTGTTGTTGCAGGCGGCGAGGGCGGCGAGTCCGCGGATGATGGTGCCGGTGGGGACGATGGTGAGTGCTTGTTCGAAGGCGTGGCTGGAGCGTTCGATGCTGGCGAGTTGGTGGGTGGTGAGCATGCCGTTGGGCAGGAGGATGATTTCGGTGGCGCCGCTGGCGCGGGCGGCTGCGGCGATGTCGAGGACAATGTCGTCGCCGGGGTTGATGGTGAGTGCTCCGGCGGATTGGTAGAGGTGGGTGATGAGTCCGGTGGGGGTGAGTGCGAGGATGATGCGGTGGTTGGTGGTGGTGGCTTCGGGGAGGGCTTCGATGTGGAGGTTGGTGATTTTTCCGAGGTGGTGGGCGGTTTCGATGACGGTTCCGGCTTGGTGGGTGTGGATGTGGACGCTGGCGGAGTGGGGGCTGATGGGGGCGATGATGAAGCTGTCGCCGAGGGGTTGGAGTTGGTCGCGGACGTGGTTGAGGTCGGCGTTTTGGATGAAGAACATGACTTCGAGGTAGTCGACGCGGGGGCGGGT contains:
- a CDS encoding biotin/lipoyl-containing protein produces the protein MKIYAPFAGIVHYHVAAGDTVTTGQKLASVEATKLEAAVIAPGPGVVVELSVADFGDVVGGQALVELADGSEPATLVGEGK
- a CDS encoding ATP-dependent DNA helicase RecG produces the protein MLNWEDNRKLTDLLPEKEAKTIRTTLGYTTAKELLTHYPRAYATHNDTPFLNQANDGDIVTCIGEIIHTATIHTKKTTTIYTITIQTTNELIKATFFHAKPHQAAWCERTLTRGTTAIFTGKIKTYRGAPQLQHPDFLLLNTPHPTSTGALKQLTAYGNDTDISNFLTSLPAIPIYPARQRITTWRILGAIHHILDHTNPIPDPLGPFTPPDLPTFDRALRGIHQDGTNAYTYRHRLAYNEALALALVMEIRRHDTTTRHATPLSPHPTGAPHHRETLINNLPYTLTTGQQTIINTIATDLNSPHPMQRLLQGEVGSGKTIIALIAMLQAVENGKQCALLAPTSVLAHQHGHSLTELLTNAGINLTITTLTGDMTPTQKNHALLAIISGDANIIIGTHALIQDTVEFYDLGLVIIDEQHRFGVEQRDSLRTKGKNHTTPHLLVMTATPIPRTIAMTFFGDLNHSTLNELPGGRRPIKSYVVPEYLPKYTTRAYEVMREHIHQGHQIYIVCPRINGPGGVLETHQHLSETEFKNYRIGLLHGQLKDADKDTTMRQFANGDLDILIATTVIEVGIDVPNATIIMIRESENLGVSQLHQLRGRVGRGGYDSICFFHHTAERGTPADKRIWQMAATTDGFQVAEIDLIQRHEGDVLGTSQSGTNRKIAFLNLARDIGLINRANRDAKNIVAHNLDLARQLIAGIDDITQDYLDKS